In one window of Gopherus evgoodei ecotype Sinaloan lineage chromosome 9, rGopEvg1_v1.p, whole genome shotgun sequence DNA:
- the SLITRK3 gene encoding SLIT and NTRK-like protein 3 gives MMTPPTAETLHKERMLWVILLSTIALAWTTPIPLIEDSEEIDEPCFDPCYCEVKESLFHIHCDNKGFINISQITESWSRPFKLYLQRNSMRKLYTNSFLHLNNAVSINLGNNALQDIQTGAFNGLKVLKRLYLHENKLDIFRNDTFLSLESLEYLQADYNVIKRIESGAFRNLSKLRVLILNDNLIPMLPTNLFKSVSLTHLDLRGNRLKVLSYRGMLDHIGRSLMEIQLEENPWNCTCEIVQLKSWLERIPYTALVGDITCETPFHFHGKDLREIKRSKLCPMLSDSEVEASLGIPQLSSSKENAWPTKPSSMLSSFHFTASSVEYKTSNKQPKPTKQPRVPKPPPTSRGLYPGPNQPPIAAYQTRPPIPIICPTGCSCSLHINDLGLTVNCKERGFHNISELLPRPLNAKKLYLSGNLIQKIYRSDFWNFSSLDLLHLGNNRISYVQDGAFINLPNLKSLYLNGNDIERLTPGMFRGLQSLHYLYFEYNLIREIQPAAFSLMPNLKLLFLNDNLLRTLPTDAFAGTSLARLNLRNNHFLYLPVAGVLEHLHAIVQIDLKLNPWDCTCDLVPLKQWIETISSVIVVGDVLCASPENLTRRDVRSVELEALCPELLHAAAASPAPPGGKPSPSSPSAYELSPAGAAAVPLSVLILSLLVLFFSAVFIAAGLFAFVLRRRRKKLPFRSKRPEAGDLSGIHMQCHRFFEEGGRVAGGGGASPEKAHPVGHVYDYIPHPVTHMCNNPIYKPREEEAEREDGGGGGGEAGERLGGGGAGEPFAEPGQQENSTHYRTLLEKEQEWSLAVSSSQLNTIVAATHPHHHHPAGGGGLALAGELALAPAGFPHEKNGGVLLFPPAGAGLDRERPPLPCTVGFVDCLYGTVPKLKELHVHPPGMQYPDLQQDARLKETLLFSAGKGFTDQPPPSEYLELRAKLQTKPDYLEVLEKTTYRF, from the coding sequence ATGATGACACCTCCCACAGCAGAGACTCTCCATAAAGAAAGGATGTTGTGGGTAATTCTTCTAAGCACAATTGCTCTAGCATGGACTACACCAATTCCCTTGATAGAGGACTCGGAGGAAATTGACGAGCCCTGCTTTGATCCATGTTACTGTGAAGTAAAAGAGAGCCTTTTCCATATACATTGCGACAATAAAGGATTTATAAATATTAGTCAGATAACGGAGTCGTGGTCAAGACCTTTTAAACTTTATCTGCAGAGGAATTCCATGAGGAAATTATACACTAACAGTTTTCTTCATTTGAACAATGCTGTGTCTATTAACCTTGGGAACAATGCACTGCAGGACATTCAGACAGGAGCCTTTAATGGGCTCAAAGTTCTGAAGCGATTGTACCTGCACGAAAATAAATTAGACATTTTCAGAAACGACACTTTCCTGAGTTTGGAAAGTCTGGAATATCTGCAGGCAGATTATAATGTCATTAAACGGATTGAAAGTGGGGCATTTCGAAATCTGAGCAAACTGAGAGTCTTGATCTTAAATGACAACCTTATCCCCATGCTTCCCACCAACCTATTTAAATCTGTGTCCTTAACCCATTTGGACTTACGAGGAAACAGGTTAAAAGTCCTTTCCTATCGAGGGATGCTGGACCATATTGGCAGGAGCCTGATGGAAATCCAGCTGGAGGAGAACCCTTGGAACTGTACCTGTGAGATTGTGCAGCTGAAAAGTTGGCTGGAGCGCATCCCTTACACTGCCCTTGTGGGAGACATAACATGTGAGACCCCCTTCCACTTCCATGGTAAGGACCTGAGGGAAATCAAAAGGAGTAAACTCTGCCCCATGCTGTCTGACTCCGAAGTCGAGGCCAGTCTGGGGATTCCTCAGTTGTCATCTAGCAAGGAGAACGCATGGCCTACTAAGCCTTCCTCCATGCTATCCTCCTTCCATTTCACTGCTTCCTCCGTTGAGTACAAAACATCCAATAAGCAGCCCAAACCCACCAAGCAGCCCAGAGTGCCCAAACCTCCCCCTACATCCCGAGGCCTGTATCCTGGGCCAAACCAGCCTCCTATAGCTGCATATCAGACAAGGCCCCCGATCCCCATCATATGCCCTACTGGGTGCTCTTGTAGTTTGCACATCAACGACTTGGGCCTGACAGTCAATTGCAAGGAGAGAGGATTTCACAACATCTCCGAGCTCCTGCCAAGGCCCTTGAACGCCAAGAAGTTGTATCTGAGCGGCAATTTGATACAGAAAATCTACCGCTCCGATTTCTGGAATTTTTCTTCCTTGGATCTCTTACACCTTGGGAACAACCGTATCTCCTACGTGCAGGATGGGGCTTTTATTAACCTGCCTAACCTGAAGAGCCTGTACCTGAACGGCAATGACATCGAGAGGCTGACTCCGGGCATGTTCAGGGGCTTGCAGAGCTTGCATTACCTGTACTTCGAGTACAACCTGATCAGGGAGATCCAGCCCGCAGCCTTCAGCCTCATGCCCAATCTGAAGCTGCTCTTCCTCAACGACAACCTGCTGCGGACCCTGCCCACCGATGCCTTTGCAGGCACCTCCCTGGCCAGGCTCAACCTGAGGAACAACCACTTCCTCTACCTGCCCGTGGCCGGGGTGCTGGAGCACCTCCACGCCATCGTGCAGATCGACCTCAAGCTCAACCCCTGGGACTGCACCTGCGACCTGGTGCCGCTCAAGCAGTGGATCGAGACCATCAGCTCGGTCATCGTGGTGGGGGACGTGCTGTGCGCCAGCCCGGAGAACCTCACCCGCCGGGACGTGCGCTCGGTGGAGCTGGAGGCGCTGTGTCCGGAGCTGCTGCACGCGGCGGCCGCCTCGCCCGCCCCGCCAGGGGGcaagcccagccccagcagcccctCGGCTTACGAGCTCTCCCCGGCCGGCGCCGCCGCCGTGCCGCTCTCCGTGCTCATCCTCAGCCTGCTGGTCCTCTTCTTCTCGGCCGTCTTCATCGCCGCGGGGCTCTTCGCCTTCGTGCTGCGCCGGCGGCGCAAGAAACTGCCCTTCCGCAGCAAGCGGCCGGAGGCGGGGGACCTGAGCGGCATCCACATGCAGTGCCACCGCTTCTTCGAGGAGGGCGGCCGCGTGGCGGGCGGCGGGGGCGCCTCGCCGGAGAAGGCTCACCCCGTGGGGCACGTCTACGACTACATCCCCCACCCGGTGACCCACATGTGCAACAACCCCATCTACAAGCCGcgggaggaggaggcggagcgggaggatggcggcggcggcggcggcgaggCCGGCGAGCGCCTGGGGGGAGGCGGGGCGGGGGAGCCGTTCGCCGAGCCCGGCCAGCAGGAGAACAGCACCCACTACCGGACCTTGCTGGAGAAGGAGCAGGAGTGGAGCCTGGCCGTGTCCAGCTCCCAGCTCAACACCATCGTGGCCGCTACCCACCCGCACCACCACCACCCGGCCGGGGGAGGCGGGCTGGCGCTGGCCGGGGAGCTGGCGCTGGCGCCGGCCGGCTTCCCCCACGAGAAGAACGGCGGGGTGTTGCTCTTCCCGCCGGCCGGCGCCGGGCTGGACAGAGAGCGGCCGCCGCTGCCCTGCACGGTGGGCTTCGTGGACTGCCTCTACGGCACGGTGCCCAAGTTAAAGGAACTGCACGTCCACCCGCCGGGCATGCAGTACCCGGACCTGCAGCAGGACGCCAGGCTGAAGGAAACCCTGCTCTTCTCGGCCGGCAAGGGCTTCACAGACCAACCCCCCCCAAGCGAATACCTCGAGTTAAGGGCCAAACTCCAAACCAAGCCGGATTACCTCGAAGTCCTGGAGAAGACAACCTATAGGTTCTGA